A DNA window from Maribellus comscasis contains the following coding sequences:
- the rodA gene encoding rod shape-determining protein RodA, translated as MAKRNNVWANIDWVTVLLFLLLIFLGWINIYAAIYNPENQSIFDVSERYGKQLIWIGAALALGFLILLIETNFYVFFSYIIYGFFILLLILVLFMGKEINGARSWFDIGGVRLQPSEFGKFATALALAKYMSSFGFKLQRFKSIVVITLLILAPAFFILLQNDTGSALVYFSFVLVLFREGLSGVILFFGSLIALLFVLALVLSNLILNAVLLGAVLSIFLIMNTRLKQFGIILIIFSLSIGAFFGLNEIASTEYQPADFLFAGGLLGALITLIYSIRKQIRNYIIVTVIFIGALLFSVSVDYGFTNLLEPHQQVRINELLGIESNPQGAGYHVNQSKIAIGSGGFWGKGFLNGTQTKFDFVPEQSTDFIFCTVGEEWGFVGTFVLIILFLTLFIRLVLLAERQRSGFSRIYGYSVAVILFFHFMVNIGMTIGIMPVIGIPLPFFSYGGSSLWSFTILLFIFIRLDASRLDHLSN; from the coding sequence ATGGCAAAGAGAAACAATGTATGGGCGAATATCGACTGGGTGACGGTTTTGTTGTTCCTTTTACTCATATTTTTGGGCTGGATTAATATTTATGCTGCTATTTATAATCCTGAAAATCAGAGTATTTTTGATGTTTCAGAACGTTATGGGAAACAGTTAATTTGGATTGGAGCGGCACTTGCACTTGGTTTTCTAATTTTACTCATTGAAACTAATTTTTATGTGTTCTTTTCCTATATTATTTATGGATTCTTTATTTTGTTGCTCATCCTTGTGCTGTTTATGGGGAAGGAAATTAATGGCGCCAGGTCATGGTTTGATATTGGTGGAGTAAGACTGCAGCCTTCTGAATTTGGAAAATTTGCAACTGCTTTAGCTCTTGCAAAGTACATGAGTTCTTTTGGGTTTAAATTGCAGCGATTTAAGTCGATTGTGGTAATTACTTTACTTATTTTGGCCCCTGCTTTTTTTATTTTGCTTCAAAACGATACCGGCTCTGCCTTGGTTTATTTCTCATTTGTCCTGGTTCTTTTTAGAGAAGGCTTGTCAGGGGTGATTTTATTTTTTGGCTCGCTGATAGCCCTGCTTTTTGTTCTGGCATTGGTGCTTTCAAACTTAATTCTCAACGCTGTACTGCTTGGAGCAGTTCTGAGCATATTTTTGATTATGAACACGAGGTTGAAACAGTTTGGTATAATCCTGATAATATTTTCTTTAAGTATAGGAGCATTTTTTGGGTTAAATGAAATTGCCTCAACCGAATACCAGCCTGCCGACTTTTTGTTTGCCGGTGGATTATTGGGGGCATTAATTACACTGATATACAGTATTCGTAAACAAATACGCAATTACATAATAGTAACGGTAATATTTATAGGAGCCTTGCTTTTTAGTGTGTCGGTTGACTATGGGTTTACAAATCTGCTGGAACCCCACCAGCAAGTGCGGATAAACGAACTTTTGGGGATAGAATCAAATCCACAGGGAGCTGGTTATCACGTAAACCAGAGTAAAATTGCCATTGGTTCCGGTGGATTCTGGGGGAAAGGTTTTTTAAACGGCACGCAAACAAAATTCGATTTTGTTCCCGAACAGAGCACAGACTTTATTTTTTGTACCGTCGGCGAGGAATGGGGGTTTGTAGGGACCTTTGTGCTGATAATATTGTTTTTAACCCTGTTTATCCGGCTTGTGCTTTTAGCTGAACGACAACGGTCGGGGTTTTCGCGGATTTATGGTTATTCAGTAGCTGTTATTCTTTTTTTTCACTTCATGGTAAATATTGGTATGACAATAGGGATTATGCCTGTAATTGGTA